The following proteins are co-located in the Mesorhizobium australicum WSM2073 genome:
- the dprA gene encoding DNA-processing protein DprA, with protein sequence MSEPAAGPRLTDRQRLSWLRLIRTQNVGPASFRDLINRFGSAEVALEMLPELMISGGANRIVRIPSLAEAEAEMEAARRVGARFVGIGEADYPPLLRSMDNPPPMLAVRGNAAVFRLPGVAIVGARNASLAGIKMARMLAADLGRDGYGIVSGLARGIDTAAHQGSLLTGTVGVLAGGLDLPYPPENAGLCDDIAERGAIISEMPFGWQPRAQDFPRRNRLVAGAALGLVVVEAAQRSGSLISARLAGEMGRLVFAVPGSPLDPRAAGTNGLLKDGATLVTEASDISRAILPLTGMRAPDLPPFEDPPDFSATPPPGESDRAKVIEALGPTPVPIDEIIRHTGLHPAQVFMVLLELDLAGRLERHAGGNVSLVFGEG encoded by the coding sequence GTGAGCGAACCGGCCGCCGGGCCGCGTCTCACCGATCGCCAGCGGCTGAGCTGGCTGCGGCTGATCCGCACCCAGAATGTCGGCCCTGCCTCCTTTCGCGACCTGATCAACCGTTTCGGTTCGGCCGAAGTCGCGTTGGAAATGCTGCCGGAACTGATGATTTCCGGCGGCGCCAACCGGATCGTGCGCATTCCTTCCCTTGCCGAGGCCGAGGCCGAGATGGAGGCCGCGCGGCGAGTTGGAGCACGCTTTGTCGGTATTGGGGAGGCGGACTATCCGCCGCTGTTGCGCAGCATGGACAATCCGCCGCCGATGCTGGCGGTCAGGGGCAATGCCGCGGTGTTCCGGTTGCCGGGTGTCGCGATAGTCGGCGCCCGCAACGCATCGCTTGCCGGCATCAAGATGGCGCGCATGCTGGCAGCCGATCTCGGACGAGACGGCTACGGCATCGTCTCCGGCCTGGCACGTGGCATCGACACGGCGGCGCATCAGGGCAGTCTCTTGACCGGTACGGTCGGCGTGCTCGCCGGTGGGCTCGACCTGCCCTACCCGCCCGAAAATGCCGGTCTGTGCGATGACATTGCGGAGCGTGGCGCCATCATCTCGGAAATGCCGTTCGGCTGGCAGCCGCGTGCCCAGGATTTCCCGCGCCGCAACCGCCTTGTCGCGGGCGCCGCTCTTGGGCTGGTGGTGGTCGAGGCAGCACAGCGCTCAGGCTCGCTGATCAGCGCCAGGCTTGCCGGCGAGATGGGCCGGTTGGTCTTTGCGGTACCCGGCTCCCCGCTCGATCCGCGCGCGGCCGGTACCAACGGTCTGCTCAAGGACGGCGCCACGCTGGTCACCGAAGCTTCGGACATTTCCAGGGCGATCCTTCCGCTGACCGGCATGCGGGCGCCTGATCTGCCGCCGTTTGAGGACCCGCCCGACTTTTCGGCCACACCGCCACCAGGGGAGAGCGACCGGGCCAAGGTGATCGAGGCGCTGGGGCCGACACCGGTGCCGATCGACGAGATCATCCGCCACACCGGCCTGCATCCCGCCCAGGTCTTCATGGTGCTGCTTGAACTCGACCTTGCCGGCCGCCTCGAGCGTCACGCCGGTGGAAATGTTTCGCTTGTTTTCGGGGAAGGCTGA
- a CDS encoding glycosyltransferase family 4 protein, giving the protein MKIAHVAPLYESVPPRLYGGTERIISYLTEALVDLGHEVTLFASGDTKSSAKLVPCRERALRLDPRPLKSEIAAHLSMLDEVRKRADDFDVVHFHLSHFLHFPFFRDMPQRTVTTPHGRLDYADLAQAYDRFPRFPMISISRSQRARFASANWLATIHHGLPLDLYEADFEAGSDGTYLAFLGRMSRDKRPDRAIEIARRTGLKLKLAAKVGDGDRAYFEEVVQPLIDGDRVEYVGEIGEDQKARFLGNAAALLFPIDWPEPFGLAVIEAMACGTPVMAWSCGAMPEIIDHGVTGFVVETIEDAVASMPALLQLDRRRIRTAFERRFSADRMARDYVEAYSRLTTGHEESRAS; this is encoded by the coding sequence ATGAAGATTGCCCATGTCGCACCACTCTACGAATCGGTGCCGCCACGACTTTACGGGGGTACCGAGCGTATCATCTCGTATCTTACCGAAGCTCTCGTCGATCTCGGCCACGAGGTGACGTTGTTTGCCAGCGGCGACACGAAGAGCTCCGCCAAACTGGTGCCATGCCGCGAAAGGGCGCTTCGTCTCGATCCGCGTCCGCTGAAGTCCGAGATCGCGGCACATTTGTCGATGCTCGACGAAGTGCGCAAACGGGCCGACGACTTCGACGTCGTGCATTTCCATCTGAGCCATTTCCTGCATTTCCCGTTTTTCCGTGATATGCCGCAGCGCACGGTGACAACGCCGCATGGCAGGCTAGATTACGCGGACCTCGCGCAAGCCTATGACCGGTTCCCGCGGTTCCCCATGATTTCCATATCCCGCAGCCAGCGGGCGCGGTTCGCATCCGCGAACTGGCTGGCGACGATCCATCACGGGCTGCCGCTTGACCTTTATGAGGCCGATTTCGAGGCCGGTTCGGACGGTACCTACCTGGCTTTTCTCGGCAGAATGTCACGCGACAAGCGGCCGGACCGGGCAATCGAGATTGCCCGCCGAACCGGCCTGAAACTGAAGCTCGCCGCCAAGGTGGGCGATGGCGACCGCGCCTATTTCGAGGAAGTCGTGCAGCCGCTGATCGATGGCGACCGGGTCGAGTATGTCGGCGAGATTGGTGAGGACCAGAAGGCCCGGTTTCTGGGCAATGCGGCCGCCTTGCTGTTTCCCATCGACTGGCCTGAACCCTTCGGGCTTGCGGTGATCGAGGCCATGGCGTGCGGAACCCCGGTCATGGCTTGGAGTTGCGGCGCTATGCCCGAGATCATCGATCATGGGGTCACCGGCTTTGTCGTCGAAACCATCGAAGATGCCGTCGCCTCGATGCCGGCTCTCCTGCAACTCGACAGGCGACGAATAAGAACGGCCTTCGAAAGGCGGTTTTCGGCCGATAGAATGGCCAGGGATTATGTCGAGGCCTATTCGCGGCTGACCACCGGCCACGAAGAGAGCAGGGCCTCATAG
- the glpK gene encoding glycerol kinase GlpK — MSGLVLAIDQGTTSTRAILFDGTMNVAGSGQKEFAQHYPASGWVEHDPEEIWSSVIETVRAALKNAGRDASDVAAIGITNQRETVVIWDKATGKPIHNAIVWQDRRTAPLCQKLRKQGLEKKFTRKTGLLLDPYFSGTKIAWMLDKVKGARKRAEKGELLAGTIDSFLIWRLTGGKVHATDATNASRTLVYNIAENAWDEELLAILRIPAAMLPEVKDCADDYGITEKNLFGAEIRILGVAGDQHAATIGQACFEPGMMKSTYGTGCFALLNTGSDLVRSKNRLLTTIAYRLNGKTTYALEGSIFIAGAAVQWLRDGIKVIGKAEQSGKLAAEADPTQNVYLVPAFVGLGAPHWDAEARGAIFGLTRNTGPAEFARAALESVAYQTRDLLDAMHKDWKGAKAKTVLRVDGGMVASDWTMQRLADILDAPVDRPTILETTALGAAWLAGSKAGVWPKAREFAKTWALERRFVPDMESATRSVKLAGWRDAVRRTLSVP; from the coding sequence ATGAGCGGTTTGGTGCTTGCGATCGACCAGGGAACGACATCGACACGGGCGATCCTGTTCGACGGCACGATGAATGTCGCGGGCAGCGGGCAGAAGGAATTCGCCCAGCACTATCCGGCCTCAGGCTGGGTCGAACACGATCCGGAGGAGATCTGGTCGAGCGTCATTGAGACGGTGAGGGCCGCGCTGAAGAATGCCGGCCGCGACGCTTCGGATGTGGCTGCGATCGGCATCACCAACCAGCGCGAGACGGTCGTCATCTGGGACAAAGCGACCGGCAAACCGATTCACAACGCCATTGTCTGGCAGGACCGGCGCACCGCACCGTTATGCCAGAAGCTCAGGAAGCAGGGGCTCGAGAAGAAATTCACCCGCAAGACCGGCCTGCTGCTCGACCCCTATTTCTCCGGCACCAAGATCGCCTGGATGCTGGACAAGGTGAAGGGCGCGAGGAAGCGTGCCGAGAAGGGCGAGCTGCTCGCCGGCACCATCGACAGCTTTTTGATCTGGCGGCTGACCGGCGGCAAGGTTCACGCCACGGATGCCACCAACGCGTCGCGCACGCTGGTCTACAACATTGCGGAGAATGCCTGGGATGAAGAGCTGCTGGCCATCCTGCGCATCCCCGCCGCGATGCTGCCCGAAGTCAAGGATTGCGCCGATGATTATGGAATAACAGAGAAAAACCTGTTTGGCGCCGAAATCAGAATCCTCGGCGTTGCCGGCGACCAGCATGCCGCGACGATTGGCCAGGCCTGCTTCGAGCCGGGCATGATGAAATCCACCTATGGCACCGGCTGTTTTGCGTTGCTCAACACCGGCAGCGACCTGGTGCGGTCGAAGAACCGACTCTTGACCACCATTGCCTATCGGCTGAACGGCAAGACCACCTATGCGCTGGAAGGCTCGATCTTCATCGCTGGGGCTGCCGTGCAATGGCTGCGCGACGGCATCAAGGTGATCGGCAAGGCAGAGCAGAGCGGCAAACTCGCGGCGGAAGCCGATCCGACGCAGAACGTCTATCTGGTGCCGGCCTTTGTCGGGCTCGGTGCGCCGCACTGGGATGCCGAGGCGCGGGGCGCGATTTTCGGATTGACCCGCAACACCGGACCGGCGGAGTTTGCCCGCGCGGCACTGGAATCTGTCGCCTACCAGACCCGCGACCTGCTCGACGCCATGCACAAGGATTGGAAGGGCGCCAAGGCAAAGACGGTGCTCAGGGTCGATGGCGGCATGGTGGCATCGGACTGGACCATGCAGCGCCTGGCCGACATTCTCGACGCGCCGGTCGATCGGCCGACAATTCTGGAGACGACCGCGCTGGGGGCGGCATGGCTTGCCGGTTCGAAGGCCGGCGTATGGCCGAAGGCGCGGGAATTCGCGAAGACCTGGGCCCTGGAGCGGCGGTTCGTGCCCGACATGGAATCCGCTACCCGGTCCGTCAAATTGGCGGGCTGGCGGGACGCTGTGCGCCGGACATTGAGCGTGCCATAA
- a CDS encoding DUF6882 domain-containing protein — protein MPDELLADAKQVRSFGEQNGIDELAQAYVVDTDDDLEALGWELSGAMVRICDAVGAYRSPRGKGGGLYLVIKSLSWASDKRDHCQPC, from the coding sequence CTGCCCGACGAACTCCTTGCGGACGCAAAGCAGGTCCGATCCTTCGGGGAACAGAACGGCATCGACGAGCTGGCGCAGGCTTACGTGGTCGATACCGACGACGACCTCGAAGCACTCGGATGGGAACTCAGCGGGGCTATGGTACGGATTTGCGACGCTGTTGGAGCGTACCGCTCTCCCCGCGGCAAAGGCGGCGGTCTTTACCTGGTTATCAAGAGCCTGAGCTGGGCCAGCGACAAACGCGACCACTGCCAACCATGTTAG
- a CDS encoding amylo-alpha-1,6-glucosidase yields the protein MTQLDERKLDPAIALASLDETAPREPHRLYALKHGDCFAVADAYGDIRGAGDGFFRDDTRVLSEFRLTVGGRSLSLLGASLSQDNVLFTSNLTNLPIESAAGRQIPQGAIHIERVRLLWQERLYERITLSNYSREHSTVLVSLRFGVDFRDMFEVRGSTRSKRGTAHTAEIDQSSVVLRYEGLDKVVRTSAISFSQPPDQLTSERADFFIAVTKRSRQTLYVEVGSKTTARPQSERFRAAAARARFGMRAKRRHGATLHSSGRVFNDWMERARADVALLTTELATGPYPYAGIPWFSTAFGRDGVISALQMLWLNPGLARGVLAFLAQHQATETSPFSDSEPGKIMHETRKGEMAALSELPFGRYYGGVDTTPLYILLACAYADRTGDTAFIDGLWPSLCAAAEWIETASRSTGFLTYQRAAESGLANQGWKDSFDSVFHADGRIPKGPIALVEVQGYVFAAFRGLAKLARLRGEEERAENWELRADAIRQQVERHFWIEELGYYALAIDGDGQPCKVRTSNAGHLLYVGLPNPDRARMVADQLLSASFHSGWGLRTLADDAIFFNPMSYHNGSIWPHDTAICAAGLARYGIRDSVVRLMSGTFESAVHFNMRLPELFCGFTRSAGEAPIAYPVACLPQAWSAGSAFMLMQACLGLQIDGWTNEIHVTRPHLPIGIDNLVIRHLSVGHVAVDLTFQRVGDRVGAFLADAHEGLVPLVVKS from the coding sequence ATTACCCAACTCGACGAGCGCAAGCTCGATCCTGCGATAGCACTGGCTTCCCTGGACGAAACCGCGCCCAGGGAGCCGCATCGGCTTTACGCTCTCAAGCATGGCGATTGCTTTGCCGTCGCCGACGCCTATGGCGACATACGTGGCGCCGGCGACGGCTTCTTCCGCGACGACACGCGCGTGCTCTCCGAATTTCGCCTGACGGTTGGCGGGCGATCGTTGTCGCTGCTGGGCGCATCGCTCAGCCAGGACAACGTCCTGTTCACCAGCAACCTGACCAATCTGCCGATCGAGAGCGCCGCGGGCCGCCAGATTCCGCAGGGCGCGATCCATATCGAGCGGGTCAGGCTTCTGTGGCAGGAAAGGCTATATGAACGCATCACGCTCTCGAACTATAGCCGGGAGCATTCGACGGTCTTGGTGTCACTGCGCTTCGGTGTTGATTTTCGCGACATGTTCGAAGTCCGGGGCTCGACCCGCTCCAAGCGCGGTACCGCGCACACGGCCGAGATCGACCAGAGTTCGGTCGTGCTCCGCTACGAAGGGCTGGACAAGGTCGTACGGACCTCGGCCATTTCGTTTTCACAGCCCCCGGATCAACTGACCTCCGAGCGGGCGGATTTCTTCATTGCCGTCACCAAGCGCAGCCGCCAGACGCTGTATGTGGAGGTGGGGAGCAAGACAACGGCCCGCCCGCAAAGTGAACGTTTCCGGGCCGCGGCGGCGCGCGCCCGTTTCGGCATGCGCGCCAAGCGCCGGCATGGGGCAACGCTGCACAGTTCAGGCCGCGTCTTCAATGATTGGATGGAACGGGCGCGTGCCGATGTGGCATTGCTCACCACGGAACTGGCGACCGGGCCTTACCCATATGCCGGGATCCCGTGGTTCTCCACCGCCTTCGGCCGCGACGGTGTGATTTCAGCTCTGCAGATGCTTTGGCTCAATCCCGGCCTGGCTCGTGGCGTGCTTGCCTTTCTCGCCCAGCACCAGGCGACCGAAACCTCTCCCTTCAGCGATTCCGAGCCCGGCAAGATCATGCACGAGACCCGCAAGGGCGAGATGGCGGCGCTGAGCGAGTTGCCGTTCGGCCGCTACTATGGCGGCGTCGATACGACGCCCCTCTACATCCTTCTCGCCTGCGCCTATGCGGACCGCACGGGAGACACGGCTTTCATCGATGGCCTTTGGCCATCGCTGTGCGCCGCCGCCGAGTGGATCGAGACAGCGAGCCGTTCGACAGGGTTTCTTACCTATCAGCGCGCCGCGGAATCCGGCCTTGCCAACCAGGGATGGAAGGACAGCTTCGATTCCGTCTTCCATGCCGACGGCCGCATTCCGAAAGGGCCGATCGCGCTGGTCGAGGTGCAGGGTTACGTGTTTGCAGCATTCCGGGGATTGGCAAAGCTGGCACGGCTGCGCGGCGAAGAGGAGCGGGCGGAGAATTGGGAGCTGCGCGCCGATGCCATTCGCCAACAAGTCGAACGCCATTTCTGGATCGAAGAGCTTGGCTACTATGCGCTGGCGATCGATGGCGACGGCCAACCCTGCAAGGTGCGCACGTCCAATGCTGGTCACCTGCTCTATGTCGGCCTTCCCAATCCGGATCGCGCACGCATGGTCGCCGACCAGCTGCTGTCGGCTTCGTTCCATTCCGGCTGGGGGCTGAGAACGCTGGCGGACGATGCGATCTTCTTCAATCCGATGTCCTATCATAACGGCTCCATCTGGCCGCACGACACCGCGATCTGCGCCGCCGGGCTGGCGCGATACGGCATCCGCGACAGCGTGGTGCGGTTGATGAGCGGGACCTTCGAATCCGCGGTTCATTTCAACATGCGGCTACCCGAACTGTTCTGCGGGTTCACGCGCTCGGCCGGCGAAGCGCCGATTGCCTATCCGGTGGCTTGCCTGCCGCAGGCCTGGTCCGCGGGCTCCGCCTTCATGCTCATGCAGGCCTGCCTCGGCCTACAGATCGACGGTTGGACGAACGAAATTCACGTGACCCGGCCGCACTTGCCGATCGGCATCGACAATCTTGTCATTCGCCATCTCTCGGTGGGACATGTGGCGGTGGACCTGACGTTTCAGCGCGTGGGGGATCGTGTCGGTGCCTTCCTTGCGGATGCGCATGAAGGATTGGTGCCACTGGTGGTCAAGAGCTGA
- the plsY gene encoding glycerol-3-phosphate 1-O-acyltransferase PlsY — protein sequence MTYGPILALVFGYLLGSIPFGLLLTRAAGLGDVRKIGSGNIGATNVLRTGNKGLAAATLLLDVLKGTAAVLIASHFAPEAAIWAGLGAFLGHLFPAWLGFKGGKGVATYLGVLVGLAWQVALIFAVVWLVMAFLFRYSSLAALAAAVVVPIALYFLSTPQIAILFVVMSIIVFIKHRENISRLIAGSEGKIGAKG from the coding sequence ATGACTTACGGCCCAATCCTGGCGCTGGTGTTCGGCTATCTGCTGGGCTCGATTCCGTTCGGCCTGCTGCTTACCCGCGCGGCCGGCCTTGGCGATGTGCGCAAGATCGGTTCAGGCAATATCGGCGCCACCAATGTGCTGCGCACCGGCAACAAGGGGCTTGCCGCCGCGACTTTGCTGCTCGATGTGCTGAAAGGCACGGCCGCCGTGCTGATAGCAAGCCATTTCGCGCCTGAAGCCGCGATCTGGGCTGGTCTCGGCGCCTTTCTGGGCCACCTGTTCCCGGCATGGCTCGGCTTCAAGGGTGGCAAGGGCGTCGCCACTTATCTCGGCGTGCTGGTCGGCCTTGCCTGGCAAGTCGCATTGATCTTCGCTGTCGTATGGTTGGTGATGGCTTTCCTCTTCCGCTACTCATCGCTGGCGGCGCTGGCTGCTGCCGTGGTGGTACCGATCGCGCTTTATTTCCTGAGCACGCCGCAGATAGCCATTCTGTTCGTGGTGATGAGCATCATTGTGTTCATCAAGCACCGAGAAAACATTTCGCGACTGATTGCCGGCTCCGAAGGCAAGATCGGAGCCAAGGGGTGA
- a CDS encoding BA14K family protein, with amino-acid sequence MNRITTGLLAATLSATFVAAEVVPVNAQPNFVPLSQAAAPDVQTVQYREWRRNRSFDRNFSRNRSFSRNGDMYWNGHRGYREYRRGYRRHGDYWFPLAAFATGALITGAIVNNENNRVYEGNSHVQWCYDHYRSYRASDNTFQPNNGPRRECRSPY; translated from the coding sequence ATGAATAGAATCACAACGGGCCTGCTTGCCGCCACCCTTTCGGCGACATTCGTCGCGGCGGAGGTGGTGCCGGTCAACGCCCAGCCCAACTTCGTGCCACTCTCCCAGGCGGCAGCGCCGGATGTGCAGACGGTGCAATACCGGGAGTGGAGGAGAAACCGCTCCTTCGACCGCAATTTCTCGCGCAATCGAAGCTTTAGCCGCAACGGTGACATGTATTGGAATGGGCATCGCGGCTATCGTGAATATCGCCGCGGCTATCGCCGTCATGGCGACTACTGGTTCCCGCTGGCCGCCTTCGCGACTGGCGCGCTGATCACCGGCGCGATTGTCAACAACGAGAACAACCGCGTCTATGAAGGCAACTCGCACGTTCAGTGGTGCTACGATCATTATCGGAGCTACCGCGCTTCCGACAACACCTTCCAGCCGAACAATGGTCCTCGTCGGGAGTGCCGCTCCCCTTACTGA
- a CDS encoding alpha,alpha-trehalose-phosphate synthase (UDP-forming): MPDNSSYLVVPSAALWLFVLVIVGISCVALAVVLSRARRARNMKLARLEAGSVRSPLPEFEKNGQSAAAALVQWSPETLRHILAKELPDAQVIVVSNREPYIHNRNGDGIQLVVPASGLVSALEPITRACAGTWIAYGGGSADALVVDENDRVEVPPENPSYTLRRVWLSEEEQQGYYLGFANEGLWPLCHIAFTRPIFRASDWEAYEAVNRKFADTVVAEARNERPIVLVQDYHFALLPRMIRERLPEAIIITFWHIPWPNSEVFSICPWREKILEGLLGSSIVGFHTQFHCNNFIDSVDRFLESRIEREDSAISYGGQISLVHAYPISIEWEPARQAQLPDVAQCRRHVREKFGLADDVRLCVGVERLDYTKGILDRFTALDELLRLHPEWIGKVAFLQIAAPSRGTLPAYQQLHEECLRQAEDLNRRYGRDGYTPVLMVTEHHSQEQVYEIYRAADVCLVTSLHDGMNLVAKEFVAARNDEQGVLLLSMFAGASKELLEALIVNPYDATMMGDALLQALTMSSEEQRQRMQRMREVVRDNNVYRWAGSMLLDAARLRKRVAVDRAVGAAPTSSGNVISLLDRRRVAAL; this comes from the coding sequence ATGCCCGACAACAGTTCGTACCTGGTCGTACCCTCGGCCGCACTGTGGCTCTTCGTTCTCGTAATTGTCGGCATCTCATGCGTCGCGCTCGCGGTGGTGCTGTCACGGGCGCGCCGGGCCAGAAACATGAAGCTCGCCCGTCTCGAAGCAGGATCCGTTCGCAGCCCATTGCCGGAGTTCGAAAAGAACGGGCAATCCGCGGCCGCCGCCCTCGTCCAATGGTCGCCGGAAACGTTGCGTCACATTCTGGCGAAGGAACTTCCCGATGCACAGGTGATCGTGGTGTCAAATCGCGAACCCTACATCCATAACCGCAACGGCGACGGCATCCAGCTGGTCGTACCCGCCAGCGGGCTGGTCTCCGCCCTGGAGCCGATCACGCGCGCCTGTGCGGGCACATGGATCGCCTATGGCGGCGGTTCGGCCGATGCGCTGGTGGTGGACGAAAACGACCGCGTCGAAGTGCCGCCGGAAAACCCTTCCTATACGTTGCGCCGTGTCTGGCTGAGCGAGGAAGAACAGCAAGGCTATTATCTCGGCTTTGCCAATGAGGGGCTTTGGCCGCTGTGCCACATAGCCTTCACCCGACCGATATTCCGTGCTTCCGACTGGGAGGCCTACGAGGCGGTTAACCGCAAATTCGCCGACACCGTCGTCGCGGAGGCACGCAACGAGCGGCCCATCGTGCTTGTCCAGGACTACCATTTCGCCCTGTTGCCGCGGATGATCCGGGAGCGCCTGCCGGAAGCCATCATCATCACCTTCTGGCACATTCCATGGCCGAATTCCGAGGTATTCAGCATCTGCCCATGGCGCGAGAAGATCCTAGAAGGATTGCTGGGCAGTTCGATCGTCGGCTTTCACACCCAGTTCCATTGCAACAACTTCATCGACAGCGTCGACCGCTTCCTGGAGAGCAGGATCGAGCGCGAGGATTCCGCCATCTCCTATGGCGGCCAGATCAGCCTGGTTCACGCGTATCCAATTTCAATCGAATGGGAGCCGGCTCGACAGGCCCAGCTGCCCGACGTGGCGCAATGCCGGCGGCATGTTCGTGAAAAGTTCGGGCTGGCGGACGATGTCAGGCTGTGTGTCGGCGTCGAACGTCTCGACTACACCAAGGGCATCCTCGATCGCTTTACCGCACTCGACGAGCTGCTGAGGCTCCATCCGGAATGGATTGGCAAGGTCGCCTTCCTGCAGATCGCGGCACCCAGTCGCGGCACCTTGCCCGCATACCAACAGTTGCATGAAGAGTGTCTGCGTCAAGCCGAGGATCTCAACCGGCGCTATGGCCGCGACGGCTACACTCCCGTCCTGATGGTCACGGAACATCATTCGCAGGAACAGGTCTACGAAATTTACCGGGCCGCCGACGTTTGCTTGGTCACGAGCCTGCATGACGGCATGAACCTGGTGGCCAAGGAGTTCGTCGCGGCGCGCAATGACGAACAGGGGGTCCTGCTGCTCAGCATGTTCGCCGGCGCTTCCAAGGAATTGCTGGAAGCGCTGATCGTCAATCCCTACGACGCCACAATGATGGGCGACGCCTTGTTGCAGGCTTTGACGATGTCGTCGGAAGAGCAGCGGCAGCGCATGCAAAGGATGCGTGAGGTCGTTCGCGACAATAATGTCTACCGGTGGGCAGGCAGCATGCTTCTCGATGCCGCGCGCCTGCGCAAACGCGTTGCGGTCGATCGCGCCGTCGGCGCCGCCCCGACCTCATCGGGCAACGTGATCTCGCTGCTCGATCGCAGACGGGTGGCGGCGCTGTGA
- the otsB gene encoding trehalose-phosphatase, whose protein sequence is MSLLPKLPAPELPTGPWALFLDIDGTLLEHAAHPDAVVVGDELRTLLARLELQLDGALAFITGRSIAAVDHLFQPLRLRAAGLYGLEHRLIRDGPVEAAGEPADIAALAEEIEAELGSSDVYIERKGPILAVHTRAAPQLLQRATQLVEQALGRLPTGYRVLAGNAGVELMPLEAAKGAAIRRFLDLPAFEGRRPVFLGDDTSDENGFEAVNEMDGMSIRIKPHGPTAARHVLADVGEALAWLGAVSQRNLGGSTGLVHPFNRRSP, encoded by the coding sequence ATGTCGCTTCTGCCAAAGCTGCCCGCGCCTGAGCTCCCAACAGGGCCGTGGGCCTTGTTCCTGGACATTGACGGCACGCTTCTCGAACACGCCGCGCATCCCGATGCGGTGGTTGTCGGCGATGAATTGCGTACGCTGCTGGCGAGGCTCGAATTGCAATTGGATGGAGCTCTGGCGTTCATCACGGGACGATCGATCGCCGCGGTCGACCATCTTTTCCAGCCGCTCAGATTGCGCGCCGCCGGGCTGTATGGGCTTGAGCACAGGCTCATCCGCGACGGCCCGGTCGAGGCAGCGGGAGAGCCGGCCGACATTGCGGCACTTGCCGAGGAAATCGAAGCGGAGCTGGGCAGTTCGGACGTTTATATCGAGCGCAAGGGACCGATCCTGGCAGTCCACACGCGCGCGGCACCGCAACTGTTGCAGCGCGCGACGCAACTGGTCGAACAGGCGTTGGGCAGGTTGCCTACGGGATATCGGGTGCTGGCCGGCAATGCCGGCGTTGAATTGATGCCGCTGGAGGCAGCAAAGGGAGCGGCCATCAGGCGCTTTCTGGATCTGCCGGCTTTCGAGGGGCGGCGGCCGGTGTTTCTGGGCGACGACACATCCGACGAAAATGGTTTCGAGGCCGTGAACGAGATGGACGGCATGTCGATCCGCATCAAACCGCACGGACCGACAGCGGCGCGCCATGTGCTTGCCGACGTCGGGGAGGCTTTGGCTTGGCTGGGTGCGGTGAGCCAGCGTAATTTGGGTGGATCGACCGGCCTGGTCCATCCCTTCAATCGAAGGAGTCCGTGA